CGATTGGCTTCAGCCTCGCGTCTATCCTCAGAGGACGCATCCAAGTCATCCAGGAATGCTTCGTCGCTACCTGAATGCTTCCATATATGGGCGACCTCATGGAGTAGCGTGAACCAGAAATTATCTAAGCGGTCATGCCTGAGAGTAAGTCCGATGATCGGGGTTCCGTCCGCATCCTTCAGGGCTGCGCCGTCTAATAGCGTTCCCTTAAGGTGCGGTTCAACGATTACCGCAACTCCATGCTTTCCCAAATATTCAATTGCGAGCAAGGGACCTTGGTCGTACCAACTTAGCTGGGCCAACTCGCGAAGAAAACTGGTGGACAACGCTTCTTGCTCGAAGACGCCTAACGATGACTTTTTCTCTCTTGCTTTCTGAATAACTCTGGCCAGCCAAGCATACAAAGAATATCGAGTGGTAGGAGATTGCGCCTCACCAACCAAGGTACGGCGGAAGGACGCTGCACCGAACTGCAAGCCAGCTTCAGATATGAAGTTCTTAACCACGTCTTCCACGGACGACGTTGCCCTGATTGCGGCGCTTTCCAGCCAGCCGCGCTTTGCCATTTCCTTAACTGGGAATTTTGACCAATCGATAGCGCTCTTTTGTGGTGCGGCATCAGGCATCGATAGCCCGACTAGAGTGTCTGCTGAAATGCCTAGTCCAATGGACAGAGCCCGGATCATTTGCACCGTAAGCGGTCTTTTTCTTCCTAATACCTCAGAAACACGGCTACTTGTGCCGAAATAGGGTATGAGATCGGCCCGCTTAAGACCTTTTTCATGCATCCGAAAGAGAATTGCATCTATTGGATCGGGGCTTTCGACGGGGTATTTGGCGTTTTCGTACGCTTCGAGAAGAACAGTAAGCAACTCAAGCTTGTCGCTTTGCTTGGAATTGAGCGGTACCCCGGACGCCATTAGCGTTTGAACCTCTTCGAGGTAACTACGATACTGCTCCTCAGTTCTAATGACTTTAGTTTCCATGGATGCCGTCTTTAGCTTCTAAATCTGTAATTAGGGCAATGCCCTGTGGGAAGGCGATCAAGAGACATACAGC
This is a stretch of genomic DNA from Parachlamydiales bacterium. It encodes these proteins:
- a CDS encoding ImmA/IrrE family metallo-endopeptidase is translated as METKVIRTEEQYRSYLEEVQTLMASGVPLNSKQSDKLELLTVLLEAYENAKYPVESPDPIDAILFRMHEKGLKRADLIPYFGTSSRVSEVLGRKRPLTVQMIRALSIGLGISADTLVGLSMPDAAPQKSAIDWSKFPVKEMAKRGWLESAAIRATSSVEDVVKNFISEAGLQFGAASFRRTLVGEAQSPTTRYSLYAWLARVIQKAREKKSSLGVFEQEALSTSFLRELAQLSWYDQGPLLAIEYLGKHGVAVIVEPHLKGTLLDGAALKDADGTPIIGLTLRHDRLDNFWFTLLHEVAHIWKHSGSDEAFLDDLDASSEDRREAEANRLAREAFIPRLIWKRSDAFISPSKESIDKLSRELKIHPAIIAGRLRKETGNYRVFTDLVGLNQVRTMFSVSTTEDEA